A genome region from Hymenobacter chitinivorans DSM 11115 includes the following:
- the recG gene encoding ATP-dependent DNA helicase RecG, whose product MSFFNTKIESLRGVGTQRATLLQKELQIFTYGDLIQRYPFRYLDRTQFYKIEDLTEDLPYVQVKGVLRNREVIGEGPKKRIVAKVSDGSAELDLVWFKGVNYLEKVIKNHQEYIVFGKPTIFNGRPQMAHPDLEEVSEAKPGQSYLQPVYNTTEKLKNYHRIDSKAIARMTSDLLKIALPYVQESLSPDLIRHYNLMGKADAYQQIHFPQSTELLQAARFRLKFEELFYVQLKLLRQRDQRKVTLAGQIFKEVPTLVDFYKNHLTFDLTGAQKRVIHDIYKDFCAGKQMNRLLQGDVGSGKTIVAFISMLMAADNGAQSCLMAPTEILADQHYVGLKAYADQLGIKLGKLTGSTRTSERRVLHEQLRDGTMHMLVGTHALLEDVVQFRNLGLTIMDEQHRFGVAQRSKLWQKNPHVIPHVLVMTATPIPRTLAMTLYGDLDVSVIDELPAGRKPIVTVHRYDANRLKVFQFIRDQINLGRQVYIVYPLIEESETMDYKDLTDGYESVARAFPEFEISIVHGRMKAEEKDYEMQRFVKRETQIMVATTVIEVGVNVPNASVMVIESAERFGLSQLHQLRGRVGRGADQSYCILMTGYKLSKDSRIRIETMVRTNNGFEIADIDLKLRGPGDLMGTQQSGVLDLLIADLAKDGRILTESRAAAQQLLAEDPSLSQPQNLNIRRHIESLPATAVNWSRIS is encoded by the coding sequence ATGAGTTTTTTCAATACCAAAATCGAGAGTCTGCGAGGCGTGGGCACCCAGCGCGCCACCCTGCTGCAGAAGGAGCTGCAGATTTTCACCTACGGCGACCTGATTCAGCGCTACCCCTTCCGCTACCTCGACCGCACTCAGTTTTACAAGATTGAAGACCTGACCGAGGATTTGCCCTACGTACAGGTCAAGGGCGTGCTGCGCAACCGCGAAGTCATCGGCGAAGGGCCCAAGAAACGCATTGTGGCCAAGGTGTCGGATGGCAGCGCCGAACTGGATTTGGTGTGGTTTAAAGGCGTGAACTACCTGGAAAAGGTGATTAAAAACCACCAGGAGTACATTGTCTTTGGTAAGCCCACCATATTCAACGGCCGGCCCCAGATGGCCCACCCCGACCTGGAAGAAGTATCCGAAGCCAAGCCGGGTCAGAGCTATTTGCAGCCGGTATACAACACCACCGAGAAGCTCAAGAACTACCACCGCATCGACAGCAAGGCCATTGCGCGGATGACGAGCGACCTGCTCAAAATCGCGCTGCCCTACGTGCAGGAGTCGTTGTCGCCGGACCTGATTCGGCACTACAACCTCATGGGCAAGGCCGACGCTTACCAGCAGATCCACTTCCCCCAGAGCACCGAGCTGCTGCAGGCGGCCCGGTTCCGGCTCAAGTTTGAGGAGCTTTTCTACGTGCAGCTCAAGCTGCTGCGCCAGCGCGACCAGCGCAAAGTGACCCTGGCCGGTCAGATTTTCAAGGAAGTGCCCACGCTGGTCGACTTCTACAAAAACCACCTGACCTTTGACCTGACCGGGGCCCAAAAGCGGGTTATCCACGACATCTACAAGGATTTTTGCGCCGGCAAGCAGATGAACCGCCTGCTGCAGGGCGACGTGGGCTCGGGCAAAACCATTGTAGCCTTTATCAGCATGCTCATGGCCGCCGACAACGGGGCCCAGAGCTGCCTGATGGCGCCCACCGAAATTCTGGCCGACCAGCACTACGTGGGCCTCAAAGCCTACGCCGACCAGCTCGGCATCAAGCTCGGCAAGCTCACGGGTAGCACCCGCACCTCCGAGCGGCGCGTGCTGCACGAGCAACTGCGCGACGGGACCATGCACATGCTTGTGGGCACCCACGCTCTGCTGGAAGACGTGGTGCAGTTTCGCAACCTGGGCCTGACCATCATGGACGAGCAGCACCGCTTCGGGGTGGCCCAACGCTCGAAGCTGTGGCAGAAAAATCCCCACGTGATACCCCACGTGCTGGTGATGACGGCCACGCCCATCCCCCGCACTTTGGCCATGACGCTCTACGGCGACCTGGACGTGTCGGTGATTGACGAGCTGCCCGCTGGTCGTAAGCCCATTGTAACCGTGCACCGCTACGACGCCAACCGGCTCAAGGTATTCCAATTTATCCGGGACCAAATCAACCTTGGCCGCCAGGTCTACATCGTGTATCCGCTCATTGAGGAGTCGGAAACGATGGACTACAAGGACCTCACCGACGGCTACGAAAGCGTGGCCCGGGCCTTTCCGGAGTTCGAAATCAGCATCGTGCACGGCCGGATGAAAGCCGAGGAAAAGGACTACGAGATGCAGCGCTTCGTGAAGCGCGAAACCCAGATTATGGTGGCCACTACGGTTATTGAGGTGGGCGTCAACGTGCCCAATGCCTCGGTAATGGTCATTGAAAGTGCCGAACGGTTTGGCCTTTCCCAGCTTCACCAGCTGCGGGGCCGCGTGGGCCGGGGCGCCGACCAGAGCTACTGCATCCTAATGACGGGCTATAAGCTCAGCAAAGACAGTCGCATCCGCATCGAAACCATGGTGCGGACCAACAACGGCTTCGAAATTGCCGACATCGACCTGAAGCTGCGCGGCCCCGGCGACCTGATGGGCACCCAGCAAAGCGGCGTACTCGACCTGCTCATTGCCGACCTGGCCAAGGACGGCCGCATTCTGACCGAAAGCCGGGCGGCGGCCCAGCAGCTACTGGCCGAAGACCCCAGCCTGAGTCAGCCCCAAAACCTGAACATCCGGCGCCACATCGAATCCTTACCCGCCACGGCCGTCAACTGGAGCCGCATTAGTTGA
- the gldD gene encoding gliding motility lipoprotein GldD has translation MPASSLLRGLSAVLGFGLLLASCSSPADYTPKPKGYNRIDLPAATYQQLAPGHPYTFEYSRQAKVLRDSSYLAQPHWINIYYPKLQANVQLTYMPIKHDQKLFNKLLEDARKLTAKHQIKASAIDESVIKTPSGLRAAVFELSGEVPSQFQFYTTDSTTHFFRGALYFRTATANDSLAPVIDYVKKDVVHLLNTLQFK, from the coding sequence ATGCCTGCATCCTCACTTTTGCGCGGTCTGAGTGCCGTTCTGGGCTTTGGCCTGTTGTTGGCCAGCTGCTCGTCGCCCGCCGACTATACGCCCAAGCCCAAGGGCTATAATCGTATCGACTTGCCGGCGGCCACCTACCAGCAGCTGGCGCCCGGGCACCCTTACACGTTTGAGTACTCGCGCCAGGCCAAAGTACTGCGCGACTCGTCCTACCTGGCCCAGCCGCACTGGATTAACATTTATTACCCCAAGCTGCAGGCCAATGTCCAGCTTACCTATATGCCCATCAAGCACGACCAGAAGCTGTTCAATAAGCTCCTGGAAGATGCCCGCAAGCTCACGGCCAAGCACCAGATTAAGGCCTCGGCCATTGATGAAAGCGTAATAAAAACCCCCAGCGGCCTGCGGGCGGCCGTTTTCGAGCTGTCGGGGGAAGTGCCCAGTCAGTTCCAGTTTTATACTACCGACAGCACCACCCATTTCTTTCGCGGGGCACTGTATTTCCGCACGGCTACGGCCAACGACTCCCTGGCCCCGGTCATCGACTACGTGAAGAAGGACGTGGTGCACCTGCTCAACACTCTACAATTCAAGTAG
- a CDS encoding single-stranded DNA-binding protein codes for MAGINKVILVGNLGKDPEVRHLEGGSSVAHFTLATNDYYKDKSGNRVERTEWHNITAWRGLAEMAEKYLKKGQQIYVEGKLRTRQYQDKDNQTRYITEIVADEISMLGGRPQGDGQANGQGQEQPAEAQTFRQEPEIDQLPF; via the coding sequence ATGGCTGGCATCAACAAAGTAATTCTGGTAGGCAACCTGGGTAAGGACCCCGAGGTTCGGCATTTGGAAGGTGGCTCGAGCGTAGCGCACTTCACCCTGGCCACCAACGACTACTACAAAGACAAATCCGGCAACCGCGTAGAGCGGACCGAATGGCATAACATCACGGCCTGGCGCGGCTTGGCTGAAATGGCCGAGAAGTACCTCAAAAAGGGCCAGCAGATCTACGTGGAGGGCAAGCTGCGCACCCGGCAGTACCAGGACAAGGACAATCAGACGCGCTACATTACCGAAATAGTAGCCGACGAAATTTCCATGTTAGGCGGCCGTCCCCAGGGTGATGGACAGGCCAACGGCCAGGGCCAGGAGCAGCCCGCCGAGGCCCAGACCTTCCGCCAAGAACCCGAAATTGACCAATTGCCTTTCTAA
- the mutY gene encoding A/G-specific adenine glycosylase, which yields MPLSVLAPAHPYFAQALLEWYPRHRRDLPWRHTRDPYAIWLSEVILQQTRVKQGLPYYLDFITTYPTVHDLAAAPEDEVLRHWQGLGYYSRARNMHHTAQQVVREYAGVFPNTYTELLKLRGVGQYTAAAIASFAFGEKVAVLDGNVYRVLSRVFGITSDIAAPATRKEFQALADTLIPAAAPDEFNQAIMEFGAIQCTPVKPDCLFCPLQSQCYAFQHGMVQELPVKSKAKAGRTRYFHYLVLRHADTLYLKKRTAKDIWQGLYDFALTETEAAELPAVDLVQAVTELGGQLAMDRAEEPVLALRHVLSHQKVEARFHSVWLSQPLPAGTLEASGLAPFTAAEAHELPKPVLIANYIDKSWK from the coding sequence TTGCCTCTTTCCGTTCTCGCCCCTGCTCACCCGTATTTCGCCCAAGCCCTCTTGGAATGGTACCCGCGCCACCGCCGCGACCTACCCTGGCGCCACACCCGCGACCCGTATGCCATCTGGCTTTCAGAGGTTATTCTGCAGCAAACCCGGGTCAAGCAGGGCCTGCCCTACTACTTGGATTTCATCACGACTTACCCAACCGTGCACGACTTGGCCGCGGCCCCTGAAGATGAGGTGCTGCGGCACTGGCAGGGGTTGGGCTACTATTCCCGGGCCCGCAACATGCACCACACAGCTCAACAGGTCGTGCGCGAGTACGCGGGCGTGTTCCCTAATACTTATACGGAGCTGCTCAAGCTGCGGGGTGTAGGCCAGTACACAGCGGCAGCTATTGCCTCCTTTGCCTTCGGGGAGAAAGTGGCGGTGCTCGACGGCAACGTGTACCGGGTCTTGTCCCGGGTGTTTGGCATCACCTCCGACATTGCCGCGCCGGCCACGCGCAAGGAGTTCCAAGCCTTGGCTGATACGCTGATACCGGCCGCGGCCCCCGATGAGTTCAACCAAGCTATTATGGAGTTTGGGGCCATTCAGTGCACGCCGGTTAAGCCCGACTGCCTGTTTTGTCCGCTGCAAAGCCAGTGCTACGCCTTTCAGCACGGCATGGTGCAGGAATTGCCGGTAAAAAGCAAGGCCAAGGCCGGCCGCACCCGTTACTTCCACTACCTGGTGCTGCGCCATGCCGATACGCTGTATCTGAAAAAGCGCACTGCCAAAGACATCTGGCAGGGTTTGTACGACTTTGCCCTGACCGAAACCGAGGCCGCCGAACTGCCCGCCGTAGACTTGGTGCAGGCCGTAACGGAGCTGGGCGGGCAACTAGCTATGGACCGCGCCGAGGAGCCGGTATTGGCGTTGCGCCACGTGCTGAGCCACCAGAAAGTAGAGGCGCGGTTTCACTCGGTGTGGCTGAGTCAGCCCCTACCTGCAGGAACATTAGAGGCTTCAGGACTGGCACCTTTCACGGCGGCGGAAGCGCACGAATTACCCAAGCCTGTGCTAATTGCTAATTATATTGACAAATCCTGGAAATAA
- a CDS encoding HU family DNA-binding protein has translation MHFSHLSTHTSVTKAEVIAEIADKTGIEKTDVSATVEAFFKVVKDSMADGNNIYVRGFGSFVNKKRAKKVARNISKNTSIIIDEHFIPSFKPSKTFIGKIKNSKKIKETAQA, from the coding sequence ATACATTTTTCACACCTTAGTACACATACCAGCGTGACTAAAGCAGAAGTAATCGCCGAAATCGCCGACAAGACCGGCATTGAGAAGACCGACGTATCGGCTACCGTTGAAGCATTTTTCAAAGTGGTAAAGGATTCGATGGCCGATGGCAACAATATCTACGTGCGTGGCTTCGGTAGCTTCGTAAACAAGAAGCGGGCAAAGAAAGTCGCTCGTAACATCTCAAAAAACACTTCGATCATCATCGACGAGCACTTCATCCCGAGCTTCAAGCCGTCGAAGACCTTCATCGGTAAGATCAAAAACAGCAAGAAGATCAAAGAGACGGCTCAGGCCTAA
- a CDS encoding tetratricopeptide repeat protein produces MAVALALVAGLFLLPKGIVKPKEGKKELNQQDAARTANRDNGAAAPSTASVEGGMPAGATPEQPHMAVAPEQRREINGLLAKYSAEGDLGAKLRLATDLAAKYRAVEKFDSAGYYLEQIAMTRPGEQTLQRAADAYYEAFSFATTEERAKSLGAKTRELYERVLKNNPDNLKAKTNLGMALMASDNPVAGVSLLREVLAADPKNEEAIYNLGILSLRSNQNDKAVERFRELTVVNPQNANGQFYLGVSLALTGAKEDARKAFTKAKSLSTDPGFTASVDEQLQKLN; encoded by the coding sequence TTGGCCGTCGCCCTGGCGCTGGTGGCCGGCTTGTTTTTGCTGCCGAAGGGAATCGTAAAACCCAAGGAAGGCAAAAAGGAGCTGAACCAGCAGGACGCGGCCCGTACGGCCAACCGGGACAACGGCGCAGCCGCCCCTTCCACGGCCTCCGTGGAGGGCGGCATGCCGGCCGGCGCTACCCCGGAGCAGCCGCACATGGCGGTAGCTCCGGAGCAGCGCCGCGAAATCAACGGCTTGCTGGCCAAGTACTCGGCTGAAGGTGATTTGGGAGCTAAGCTGCGGCTGGCTACTGATCTGGCCGCCAAGTACCGCGCCGTCGAGAAGTTCGACAGCGCCGGCTACTACCTCGAGCAGATTGCCATGACCCGGCCCGGTGAACAAACGTTGCAGCGCGCTGCCGATGCGTATTACGAAGCCTTCAGCTTCGCTACGACCGAGGAGCGCGCCAAGTCGTTGGGCGCCAAAACCAGGGAGCTGTACGAGCGGGTGCTGAAAAACAACCCCGACAACCTCAAGGCCAAAACCAACTTGGGTATGGCCCTGATGGCCAGCGACAACCCCGTGGCGGGCGTAAGCCTGTTGCGCGAGGTACTGGCTGCCGACCCCAAAAACGAAGAGGCTATCTACAACCTGGGTATCCTCTCGTTGCGGAGCAATCAGAATGACAAAGCGGTGGAGCGGTTCCGGGAGCTGACGGTGGTAAATCCCCAGAATGCCAACGGACAGTTCTACTTGGGCGTATCTTTGGCCCTGACCGGCGCCAAAGAAGACGCCCGCAAGGCCTTCACCAAGGCTAAGAGCTTGAGCACGGACCCCGGCTTTACGGCCTCGGTGGACGAGCAATTGCAGAAATTGAATTAA
- a CDS encoding Rne/Rng family ribonuclease: MSNELVINSTQEGERIALLQDKRLIEYHFDRNDTNYSVGDIFLGTVKKVMPGLNAAFIDIGYQKDAFLHYGDLGENFPSLLKWSRGVQSQKITVGALKNFQFEGQLDKVGKAADVFKKGQQLLVQIVKEPISTKGPRLSMDISMAGRYLVLVPFSNTISVSKKIVSKTERERLKRLIASIKPDNFGVIIRTVAEGREVAELDRDMQSMTANWEQLFQSLRAAKPNDKVLGELGRTSSMLRDMLNESFDSITVDSAPMYEEMRSYLQKIAPDKLGLLKLHTGKVKVFEHVGIEKQLKTLFGKTVTVPGGGYLVIEHTEALHVIDVNSGNKSNQESDQEATALMINMLAAKEVARQLRLRDMGGIIVVDFIDMKSPESRKKVEDAVKDIMKNDKARFTILPITKFGLLQITRQRVRPAENIVTGEVCPTCGGTGKISASILVTDEIDNSIEDLLVTQNQSGITLYVHPFLHAYYTKGLVSKQMKWYLKYYKWVKIMKDTSLGLTDYRIEDERGEEIEIHSPAAAMSRLQDREVEEITD; encoded by the coding sequence TTGAGTAACGAATTAGTCATTAATTCTACTCAGGAAGGAGAACGGATTGCCCTGCTCCAGGATAAGCGGCTCATCGAATACCACTTTGACCGCAACGACACCAACTATTCCGTTGGTGACATCTTCCTGGGTACGGTCAAGAAAGTTATGCCCGGTCTGAACGCCGCGTTCATCGACATCGGGTATCAAAAAGACGCGTTTCTGCACTACGGTGACCTGGGGGAGAATTTCCCCTCGCTGCTGAAGTGGAGCAGAGGCGTACAATCGCAGAAAATTACCGTCGGGGCGCTCAAGAACTTCCAGTTCGAAGGGCAGCTCGACAAAGTCGGCAAGGCCGCCGACGTCTTCAAGAAGGGCCAGCAGTTGCTGGTCCAGATTGTGAAGGAACCGATTTCGACCAAGGGGCCACGCTTGAGCATGGATATTTCCATGGCGGGCCGCTACTTGGTGCTGGTTCCTTTTTCGAATACAATTAGCGTATCCAAGAAAATCGTCAGCAAGACGGAGCGGGAGCGGCTTAAGCGGCTCATTGCTTCCATCAAGCCCGACAATTTCGGCGTGATTATCCGCACCGTGGCCGAAGGCCGGGAGGTGGCTGAACTCGACCGGGATATGCAGAGCATGACGGCCAACTGGGAACAGCTCTTCCAATCCTTGCGCGCGGCCAAGCCGAACGACAAGGTGCTGGGTGAACTGGGCCGCACCAGCTCGATGCTGCGCGATATGCTCAACGAAAGCTTCGACTCCATTACCGTGGATTCGGCGCCGATGTATGAGGAGATGCGCAGCTACCTCCAGAAAATTGCGCCCGACAAGCTCGGCCTGCTCAAGCTCCACACCGGCAAGGTGAAAGTGTTTGAGCACGTGGGCATTGAAAAGCAGCTTAAAACGCTGTTTGGCAAGACTGTAACGGTTCCCGGCGGCGGCTACTTGGTGATTGAACACACCGAAGCCCTGCACGTTATCGACGTCAACTCGGGCAACAAGAGCAACCAGGAAAGCGACCAGGAGGCTACGGCCCTCATGATCAACATGCTGGCGGCTAAGGAGGTAGCGCGGCAGCTGCGCCTGCGCGACATGGGGGGCATCATCGTTGTCGACTTTATCGACATGAAGAGCCCCGAGAGTCGCAAAAAGGTGGAGGATGCCGTGAAGGACATCATGAAGAACGATAAAGCGCGCTTCACGATTCTGCCCATTACCAAATTCGGGCTGCTGCAGATTACGCGGCAGCGCGTGCGCCCCGCCGAAAACATTGTGACCGGTGAAGTATGCCCCACCTGTGGCGGCACGGGCAAGATTTCGGCCTCTATCCTCGTAACGGACGAAATCGACAACAGCATTGAGGACTTGCTGGTTACCCAAAACCAGTCGGGCATCACGCTGTACGTGCACCCCTTCCTGCACGCTTATTACACCAAGGGATTGGTGTCGAAGCAGATGAAGTGGTATTTGAAGTATTATAAGTGGGTTAAGATCATGAAGGACACGTCCTTGGGCTTGACCGACTACCGCATCGAGGATGAGCGGGGCGAGGAAATCGAAATACATTCCCCCGCCGCCGCCATGAGCCGCCTCCAGGACCGGGAGGTGGAAGAAATTACTGATTGA
- a CDS encoding porin family protein, with translation MKKLLLALLTVGAAAGTASAQVEIGLKLSPSITYLRADGPSSYNFQNEKSKLSLGGGLVVDYFFGQNYAFSSGVWLSGKGGTISYLDRDPNSSSTTPSVRREQKIALQYLEVPVTVKLFTNDITTDTKLYFQLGVTAGGVIAARINGDKRFIDASNGNTETKASKHVIIPDMSALIGAGVEYQVGQSTKVFAGLSYHRGLVNIDNYFEDERGFQDVTLKNNEVALDLGLKF, from the coding sequence ATGAAAAAATTGCTCCTCGCGCTTCTGACCGTAGGTGCAGCGGCCGGTACGGCTTCCGCCCAGGTTGAAATTGGTTTGAAACTCTCGCCCTCCATTACGTATCTGCGGGCGGACGGGCCTTCCAGCTACAATTTTCAGAATGAAAAGAGCAAGCTCAGCCTCGGCGGGGGCTTGGTCGTCGACTACTTCTTCGGCCAGAACTACGCCTTCAGTTCCGGCGTGTGGCTGAGCGGCAAAGGCGGCACCATCAGCTACCTCGACCGGGACCCGAACTCAAGTTCAACTACGCCCAGTGTACGGCGGGAGCAGAAAATTGCCCTGCAGTACCTGGAAGTGCCCGTGACAGTGAAGCTTTTCACCAACGATATTACCACCGATACTAAGCTCTACTTCCAGCTTGGTGTTACGGCCGGCGGCGTTATTGCGGCCCGCATCAACGGCGACAAACGCTTTATTGATGCCAGCAACGGCAACACCGAAACCAAAGCGTCCAAGCACGTCATCATTCCCGATATGTCGGCCCTCATCGGCGCCGGCGTGGAGTACCAAGTGGGCCAAAGCACCAAAGTATTTGCCGGCCTCTCCTACCACCGCGGCCTGGTCAACATCGACAACTACTTTGAAGACGAGCGGGGCTTTCAGGACGTAACCCTCAAAAACAACGAAGTAGCCCTGGATTTGGGCTTGAAGTTTTAG